Proteins from a genomic interval of Rhizobium rhododendri:
- a CDS encoding HlyD family secretion protein: MLAQVNAMQVEKENDTSREPPGEVFKPSKNPEQKRRIKRILLTVAILAMIGGGIWFLRYWTVGRFLQSTNDAFLQADQTTVSPKVQGYVEQVYVVANQKVAVGDRLLKIEPRNYEAKVAQAQAGVESSKADLARAQAEAKRQISSVGQAEAQLLSVRTQAQFAQSQVDRYQSLGRAGATSNEQIATYTSQRDQQAAQVKVSEASLASAKEAINTTEAAVRQAEAAVRQSEAQLATVELDLDATEITAPIAGVVGDKSVAVGQYVSAGTRLMTLVPVKDIYLVANFKETQVESMRVGQPARISVDAISSGTLDGEVESFSPGTGAQFALIPTENATGNFTKIVQRIPVRIKIEANANPHNVLVPGLSVSVEVDTHGITDGKDNAVELSQ, from the coding sequence GTGCTAGCACAGGTAAATGCGATGCAGGTCGAAAAGGAAAACGACACTTCTCGCGAACCGCCCGGGGAAGTTTTCAAGCCGTCCAAAAACCCCGAACAGAAGCGTCGCATCAAACGCATCCTTCTGACCGTCGCCATTTTGGCAATGATCGGCGGTGGAATATGGTTCTTACGCTATTGGACGGTCGGCCGGTTCCTGCAGTCCACGAATGACGCGTTCCTTCAGGCCGACCAGACGACAGTGTCGCCAAAGGTCCAGGGATATGTCGAACAGGTGTATGTGGTCGCCAACCAGAAGGTCGCGGTCGGCGATAGGCTTTTGAAGATCGAGCCGCGAAACTATGAGGCTAAAGTCGCCCAAGCACAAGCTGGCGTCGAGTCTTCGAAAGCGGACCTCGCCAGGGCGCAGGCCGAAGCGAAGCGGCAGATATCGTCTGTGGGACAGGCTGAGGCGCAACTCCTGTCAGTCAGGACGCAGGCGCAGTTCGCCCAGAGCCAGGTCGACCGCTATCAGTCGCTTGGCCGCGCCGGCGCGACGTCCAACGAACAGATCGCAACCTACACAAGCCAACGCGACCAGCAGGCCGCGCAGGTCAAGGTGTCCGAGGCGTCTCTGGCGTCTGCAAAGGAGGCCATCAACACCACTGAGGCCGCCGTCAGACAGGCGGAGGCGGCTGTACGGCAATCCGAAGCGCAGCTCGCAACAGTCGAGCTTGATCTCGACGCCACCGAGATCACCGCGCCGATCGCGGGCGTCGTCGGCGACAAGTCGGTAGCCGTCGGGCAATATGTCTCCGCTGGTACGCGATTGATGACGCTCGTTCCGGTCAAAGACATCTACCTCGTTGCCAACTTCAAGGAGACGCAGGTTGAATCGATGCGTGTCGGACAGCCTGCGAGAATCAGCGTGGACGCCATCAGCTCTGGAACCCTCGACGGCGAAGTCGAGAGCTTCTCCCCCGGAACAGGCGCACAATTCGCGCTGATCCCGACCGAGAACGCCACAGGGAATTTCACAAAGATCGTTCAACGCATACCCGTACGCATCAAAATTGAAGCCAATGCGAACCCGCATAATGTGCTAGTCCCCGGTCTCTCTGTCAGTGTCGAGGTGGATACCCACGGCATCACCGATGGCAAAGACAATGCAGTGGAGCTTAGCCAATGA
- a CDS encoding MFS transporter: MKQAISPLSPAPSSRNSAALNSPSRVLLASLIGTTIEFFDFYVYATAAVLVFPTLFFPTSDPTTGVLQSFATFSIAFFARPIGAIVFGHYGDRIGRKVTLVAALMTMGISTVLIGFLPSYASIGVAAPLLLAICRFGQGFGLGGEWGGAVLLATENAPEGKRSWYGMFPQLGAPVGLFLSSAVFWLLLHFISQEDFITWGWRVPFIASIVLIGIGLWVRLSITETPEFSEAVARKERVAVPVVEILKNHKRSLVLGTFVALATFVLFYIGTAYLLSYNVKVLKISFLDALLVQIVASVFFGIFCPIAGKLSDRFGRRTVLVATTVAIGVFSFFLQTLLTGGLTEIYIFAAVSMALMGMTYGPIGTALAAPFPVAVRYTGASITFNFAGIFGASLAPFIATWLASNYGLAYVGYYMAIAAFITLVCILLSGNEEI; the protein is encoded by the coding sequence ATGAAACAAGCGATATCGCCATTATCGCCGGCTCCCTCGTCGCGAAACAGTGCCGCCTTGAATTCGCCGTCACGCGTTCTGCTGGCAAGCCTGATCGGCACCACCATCGAATTCTTCGACTTCTACGTTTACGCGACGGCTGCCGTCCTCGTTTTCCCGACGCTGTTCTTTCCGACCAGCGATCCAACCACCGGCGTCCTGCAATCATTCGCGACTTTTTCCATCGCCTTCTTCGCCCGTCCGATCGGCGCCATCGTGTTCGGCCATTACGGTGACCGCATCGGTCGCAAGGTGACGCTCGTTGCAGCCCTCATGACCATGGGCATCTCGACGGTACTGATCGGCTTCCTGCCCTCCTACGCCTCGATCGGCGTGGCCGCGCCTCTGCTGCTGGCCATCTGCCGCTTCGGCCAGGGCTTCGGTCTCGGTGGCGAGTGGGGCGGCGCGGTGCTGCTGGCGACGGAGAATGCGCCGGAGGGCAAGCGCTCCTGGTACGGCATGTTCCCGCAACTGGGCGCGCCCGTCGGCCTGTTCCTGTCGTCGGCCGTCTTCTGGCTGCTGCTGCACTTCATCTCCCAGGAAGACTTCATCACCTGGGGCTGGCGCGTGCCGTTCATCGCCTCGATCGTCCTGATCGGCATCGGCCTCTGGGTCCGTCTGTCGATCACCGAGACCCCGGAGTTCAGCGAAGCCGTCGCTCGCAAGGAGCGCGTTGCCGTTCCCGTGGTCGAGATCCTGAAGAACCACAAGCGCAGCCTGGTCCTCGGCACCTTCGTGGCGCTGGCAACTTTCGTGCTCTTTTACATCGGCACGGCCTACCTGCTGTCCTACAACGTCAAGGTCCTGAAGATCAGCTTCCTCGACGCGCTTCTCGTGCAGATCGTCGCCTCGGTGTTCTTCGGCATCTTCTGCCCGATCGCCGGCAAGCTGTCGGACCGCTTTGGCCGCCGCACCGTGCTCGTTGCCACGACGGTCGCGATCGGTGTCTTCTCGTTCTTCCTGCAGACCCTGCTGACCGGCGGCCTCACCGAGATCTACATCTTCGCAGCCGTCAGCATGGCGCTGATGGGGATGACCTACGGCCCGATCGGCACAGCTCTGGCAGCACCGTTCCCGGTAGCCGTGCGCTATACCGGCGCCTCCATAACCTTCAACTTTGCCGGCATCTTCGGCGCCTCGCTGGCACCCTTTATCGCCACCTGGCTCGCCAGCAACTACGGCCTTGCCTATGTCGGCTACTACATGGCAATCGCCGCCTTCATCACGCTTGTCTGCATCCTGCTGTCAGGCAACGAAGAGATCTGA
- a CDS encoding HlyD family secretion protein, whose protein sequence is MSTLFRSEATEHRRRIGGEVMIAQPVSHGVMTTVLGCLVVVGAAYLMTGTYARKETVQGYIAPTGGLAQIYAAKGGTVTRVLVHEGDLVTQGQPMVELSLETTGADGMVGEKLRIETQARIQSIDTQIKASNTRFDQEERRLSSRVEGLGSELASQEQRLESERRLQALQTDDTGHYAKLQVNGGGTRFELSRRQQQIFAQESVIHELERQKEQRQGDLVDARSQLASLPADRDDKLAQLQGLRSELEQSLAQLKVNRAYVVVAPVSGRVAALQAQPGQTAITQSPLAALVPAGSNLEANLLVPPRSAGLIQPGQEVRLKVDAFPYQRFGTLLGHVVQVSRATYREGELLAPIALTAPVYRVTVSLERTSIAAYGEERPLTPGTTLIGDIVTDRRHFTDWILDPLMAIGSR, encoded by the coding sequence ATGAGTACCCTGTTCCGTAGCGAAGCCACTGAACATCGTCGCCGCATTGGCGGGGAGGTGATGATCGCACAACCGGTGAGCCATGGGGTGATGACCACCGTCCTCGGCTGCCTCGTGGTGGTCGGTGCAGCCTATCTCATGACCGGTACCTATGCGCGCAAGGAAACGGTGCAGGGCTACATAGCCCCGACTGGTGGCCTGGCACAGATCTACGCCGCCAAGGGCGGCACGGTAACCCGCGTGCTTGTCCATGAGGGAGATCTGGTCACCCAGGGCCAGCCGATGGTGGAACTGTCGCTGGAGACGACTGGCGCAGACGGCATGGTCGGTGAAAAATTGCGAATTGAGACGCAAGCGCGTATTCAGTCCATCGATACACAGATCAAGGCATCCAACACCCGCTTTGACCAGGAGGAGCGACGTCTGTCTTCCCGTGTCGAAGGGCTGGGCAGCGAACTGGCGAGCCAGGAGCAACGTCTGGAGTCTGAACGCCGGCTGCAAGCCCTGCAAACAGACGATACCGGCCACTACGCCAAGCTCCAGGTCAATGGCGGCGGGACGCGTTTTGAACTATCGCGCCGCCAGCAGCAGATCTTTGCCCAGGAGAGCGTCATCCACGAACTCGAGCGGCAGAAGGAACAGCGGCAAGGCGATCTTGTCGATGCACGCTCGCAATTGGCCAGCCTGCCAGCGGACAGGGACGACAAGCTCGCTCAGCTACAAGGTCTTCGCAGCGAGCTCGAGCAATCCCTTGCGCAATTGAAGGTCAACCGCGCCTATGTGGTCGTCGCGCCGGTGTCCGGCCGAGTTGCGGCGCTACAGGCTCAGCCGGGGCAGACTGCCATCACGCAATCGCCTCTTGCAGCCCTCGTGCCTGCTGGCAGCAACCTCGAAGCCAATCTGCTGGTTCCGCCGCGCTCTGCTGGCCTTATCCAGCCAGGGCAGGAGGTACGGCTGAAGGTCGATGCCTTTCCATATCAACGTTTCGGGACGCTTTTGGGCCATGTCGTTCAGGTCTCCCGCGCAACCTATCGCGAGGGTGAGCTTCTGGCTCCCATCGCCCTTACAGCTCCCGTCTACCGGGTCACAGTCAGCCTCGAGCGCACCAGCATCGCCGCGTATGGCGAAGAGCGTCCGCTGACCCCCGGTACGACCCTAATCGGCGATATCGTCACAGATCGCCGACACTTCACCGACTGGATATTGGACCCTCTGATGGCCATAGGCAGCCGGTGA
- a CDS encoding flagellar hook protein — MNNIIELDIAQLDLVSGGASTVASTVTIGADGAVSGSYTFGSKSGTFSASLPAEVVQKAGTFSFSNASGGFNFNSSFAS, encoded by the coding sequence ATGAACAACATCATCGAACTCGACATCGCCCAGCTGGATCTCGTGAGCGGCGGCGCCTCCACGGTCGCTTCCACGGTCACCATCGGTGCTGATGGTGCTGTCAGCGGCAGCTACACCTTCGGTTCGAAGTCAGGCACGTTTTCGGCATCGCTGCCGGCTGAAGTCGTACAGAAGGCTGGAACATTCTCGTTCAGCAACGCATCTGGCGGCTTCAACTTCAATAGCTCGTTTGCTAGCTAA
- a CDS encoding DHA2 family efflux MFS transporter permease subunit, giving the protein MSPTKLEGGNNSPKKADAAAWTAVTAGIVGALMATLDVSITNSALPQIQGEIGTSGSEGTWIVTAYLVAEIVMIPLSGWFTNLLGLRRFLLVMTSLFICFSMVCGFSTSLGMMVAGRAGQGFTGGAMIPTAMTIIAQRLPANQQSIGVALFGITAIMGPIAGPVLGGWLTENASWHYAFFLNLPVGVGLLMLLTLGLPSSRTNLELLLEADWLGIVGLSMFLGCLTVVLEDGQRESWFESSLIVLLTGVALGGFCMLVLGQLTADRPVIRLSILFQRSFGSVVLMAVVTGASLYGITYLIPQFLARISGYNALQSGMVVLISGLPMLAIIPFFPLLIRTLDLRIAIAFGLVCYSVSCYLDTSLTAATNGGDFGFSQLLRGLGQTFTLVFLNQAMTSSVPREQAQDAAGIYTAARNLGGSIGLAVIGLMLDRQTSVHTQRLMERVTANSVIAQERIHQSGSDPQSVQLAIVNIFQVIKREAAVMAFNDMFYFFAIALLVIFPLVFILRPIQRGPAVAMPQH; this is encoded by the coding sequence ATGAGCCCCACGAAATTGGAGGGGGGAAACAACTCGCCAAAAAAGGCGGACGCTGCGGCATGGACGGCGGTAACCGCGGGTATCGTTGGCGCCCTTATGGCGACGCTGGACGTTTCGATTACCAACTCTGCGCTGCCACAGATACAAGGGGAAATCGGAACTAGCGGATCGGAAGGCACATGGATCGTCACTGCCTATCTTGTCGCGGAGATTGTCATGATCCCGCTTTCGGGCTGGTTTACCAACCTTCTCGGCCTCCGCAGGTTTCTGCTTGTCATGACCTCACTATTCATCTGCTTTTCCATGGTCTGCGGTTTTTCGACCTCGCTTGGCATGATGGTGGCGGGACGCGCGGGCCAGGGGTTCACCGGAGGCGCGATGATACCAACAGCGATGACCATTATCGCCCAGCGGCTTCCCGCCAACCAGCAGTCTATCGGCGTTGCCCTGTTCGGAATTACCGCGATCATGGGACCGATTGCCGGACCTGTTCTTGGCGGATGGCTAACGGAAAACGCCAGCTGGCACTATGCGTTCTTCCTTAACCTCCCCGTAGGCGTCGGCCTGCTTATGCTTCTGACCCTTGGATTGCCGTCTTCAAGGACCAATCTCGAATTGCTTCTTGAAGCGGACTGGCTGGGGATCGTTGGCTTGTCGATGTTTCTAGGGTGCCTGACGGTAGTTCTTGAGGACGGACAGAGAGAAAGCTGGTTCGAGTCGTCGTTGATTGTCCTCTTGACTGGCGTCGCGCTGGGAGGTTTTTGTATGCTTGTCTTGGGCCAGCTTACTGCCGATAGGCCTGTAATCCGCCTGAGCATCCTGTTTCAAAGATCGTTTGGAAGTGTCGTCCTCATGGCGGTCGTCACGGGGGCATCGCTCTATGGAATAACCTATCTCATCCCTCAATTCCTTGCCCGTATTAGTGGATACAACGCGCTTCAATCGGGAATGGTCGTTCTTATCAGCGGCCTGCCAATGCTGGCGATCATTCCGTTCTTCCCGCTTCTGATCAGAACCCTTGACCTCAGGATCGCAATCGCATTCGGGCTGGTCTGCTATTCGGTCAGCTGTTACCTGGACACGAGCCTCACCGCAGCTACCAATGGCGGAGACTTCGGTTTCTCGCAGCTACTGCGAGGGCTCGGGCAGACGTTCACCCTTGTCTTCCTGAACCAGGCGATGACGAGCTCCGTACCTCGCGAGCAGGCGCAGGACGCAGCCGGAATCTACACGGCTGCCCGTAACCTAGGCGGGTCTATCGGACTGGCCGTGATAGGACTCATGCTCGACCGTCAGACTTCGGTTCATACGCAACGTCTAATGGAGAGGGTCACCGCCAATTCAGTTATTGCTCAGGAACGCATCCACCAGTCCGGCAGCGATCCGCAGTCTGTTCAGCTCGCCATTGTGAACATCTTTCAGGTTATTAAGCGTGAGGCCGCCGTCATGGCATTCAACGACATGTTCTATTTTTTTGCCATCGCCCTTCTGGTCATTTTCCCCCTAGTGTTTATCCTAAGACCAATTCAGCGCGGACCCGCCGTGGCGATGCCTCAGCATTGA